The following are encoded together in the Lytechinus variegatus isolate NC3 chromosome 19, Lvar_3.0, whole genome shotgun sequence genome:
- the LOC121406354 gene encoding octopamine receptor-like, producing MTDYNFSMFENFTGVSQSDFYEIPRSVLWYATVPLLLTIISLITVIGNAFVIAAFFTDKRIRDKPSNILILNLSFTDILIGLIILPVNMIYSTLDVWPFGEIVCKVFLVLDYTLCIVSVWTVVLISMDRYWLVKKQLKYASFQTHRRVVGSLVCVWIACSTLYAFVAFGWTEIAKDVALVDYAKDCELQFSYSVPTTLSVNAVEFVIPFAIIVSLNVVLYFNIRKGPQGIERRRLSRTNGQTIQYIAVCSVRLPNDSVRHPHSTGTTLRTSACATEEFNTPDATVTLRARSKRGRFNAEYRKQLNMHAQHRKAAFFLAVFVGVFMFCWLPYQFTSIRMAFCGECVLEITWDLTNYLLWCNSTINPFLYALTNLRFRRNFLYLYYKYNKLCCPWKRTLEPSRPDSEGT from the coding sequence ATGACGGACTACAACTTTTCAATGTTTGAAAACTTTACTGGTGTTAGCCAAAGCGATTTCTATGAAATTCCACGTTCTGTGCTATGGTACGCGACAGTTCCGTTGTTGCTTACCATAATTTCACTTATAACAGTAATCGGAAACGCCTTCGTCATTGCAGCGTTCTTCACGGATAAGAGAATAAGAGACAAGCCATCGAATATTCTCATTCTGAATCTCTCATTTACGGATATACTTATCGGATTAATCATTCTGCCAGTTAATATGATATATTCAACCTTGGATGTATGGCCCTTTGGTGAAATCGTTTGCAAAGTGTTCTTGGTCTTGGACTACACGCTTTGCATTGTTTCGGTATGGACAGTGGTGTTAATAAGCATGGATAGATACTGGTTGGTGAAGAAACAGCTGAAATACGCGAGTTTCCAAACCCATCGTCGCGTAGTCGGATCGCTAGTATGCGTGTGGATTGCGTGCTCAACTTTGTACGCATTCGTAGCATTCGGTTGGACCGAAATTGCTAAGGACGTTGCACTTGTTGATTACGCCAAAGACTGCGAACTGCAATTTAGTTATAGTGTTCCGACAACACTTTCTGTGAATGCTGTAGAATTTGTTATTCCTTTTGCCATTATAGTTAGCCTTAATGTGGTCCTGTACTTCAACATACGGAAAGGGCCCCAAGGCATCGAGAGACGGAGACTGTCAAGAACGAACGGGCAAACGATCCAGTACATCGCGGTTTGTTCGGTGAGGTTACCAAACGATTCTGTCAGGCATCCCCACAGCACTGGCACAACCCTGAGGACTTCGGCTTGCGCGACCGAAGAATTCAATACCCCCGATGCCACCGTCACACTGCGTGCGCGCAGTAAGAGAGGTAGATTTAACGCCGAGTACAGAAAACAGCTGAACATGCACGCGCAGCACCGGAAAGCTGCGTTCTTCCTTGCCGTTTTCGTCGGAGTGTTCATGTTTTGCTGGCTGCCGTACCAGTTCACCAGCATCCGGATGGCATTCTGCGGCGAATGTGTTCTGGAGATAACATGGGATCTCACAAATTATCTGCTATGGTGTAACTCTACAATAAACCCGTTTTTATATGCACTTACGAACCTCAGATTCAGACGGaattttctatatttatattataaatataataaactATGTTGTCCTTGGAAGCGCACACTAGAACCCAGTCGACCTGACAGCGAAGGTACCTAG